Proteins encoded together in one Lathyrus oleraceus cultivar Zhongwan6 chromosome 5, CAAS_Psat_ZW6_1.0, whole genome shotgun sequence window:
- the LOC127080711 gene encoding F-box protein SKIP23-like, translating to ILSMKIDWRNLEALPLSIIFDKLVERIDHIYFSAVCKNWYSIAKFNYQNRQIHNNVLPMLMVPTKGCRKKRSLYGISLKKNYNFILPVPCKKRFCGSSHGWLAKVDYSSKVTLITLINPFKDAVSITLPPICFMDRYRRSVHSEYDVHKVVLSTNPIFKPHDYVVVAIYSMRQCLAFLKAGQKTWIYIDDIHRLFNDVIFYKGLVYAVGLLNNIVSFDLSYLKDEKVIPKVVSLEGDDYADRVYLVKSLEGDLWLVRKFIDFPEGEDNIDPSRGTKRFEVYNLELDFQTGELIQMLQIDSLGDNVLFVGDSDSVAVSASYFSNYLHKNSIYYTDDFYGDTLPYPNGAFDMKIYNVKEKKFRQHCPYYHWFKGMPPAVWVIPPFQWD from the coding sequence ATATTGTCCATGAAGATAGATTGGAGGAACTTAGAAGCACTTCCTTTAAGTATAATTTTTGATAAGTTAGTAGAACGTATAGATCACATCTATTTCAGCGCCGTATGCAAGAATTGGTATTCCATTGCAAAGTTTAATTATCAAAATCGACAAATACATAATAATGTATTGCCCATGCTTATGGTTCCCACAAAAGGATGCAGAAAGAAGCGAAGTTTATATGGGatttcattaaaaaaaaattataacttCATACTACCAGTACCTTGTAAAAAAAGGTTTTGTGGTTCAAGTCATGGTTGGCTGGCCAAGGTGGATTATAGTTCTAAAGTTACCCTTATAACGCTCATCAATCCTTTTAAAGATGCGGTTTCCATCACTTTACCACCCATCTGTTTCATGGATAGGTATAGAAGAAGTGTTCATTCTGAATATGATGTGCATAAGGTTGTTTTATCTACTAATCCTATATTTAAGCCACACGATTATGTAGTTGTGGCCATTTATAGTATGCGTCAATGTCTTGCATTCCTAAAAGCTGGACAAAAAACATGGATTTATATAGATGATATTCATCGTCTCTTCAACGATGTTATATTCTACAAAGGTTTAGTCTATGCCGTGGGACTATTGAATAACATTGTCTCGTTTGATTTATCTTATTTAAAGGATGAAAAGGTGATTCCTAAAGTTGTTTCTTTGGAGGGGGATGATTATGCTGATCGGGTTTATCTTGTAAAATCATTGGAGGGAGACTTATGGCTCGTTAGAAAATTTATTGATTTTCCCGAAGGTGAAGATAATATTGATCCTAGTAGAGGTACAAAAAGATTCGAAGTATATAATTTAGAATTGGATTTTCAAACGGGTGAACTTATACAAATGTTACAAATTGATAGTTTGGGAGATAATGTTTTATTTGTTGGTGATAGTGATTCTGTTGCTGTATCAGCTTCATATTTCTCTAATTATCTTCACAAAAATTCAATTTATTATACAGATGATTTTTACGGAGATACACTGCCATATCCTAATGGAGCGTTTGATATGAAAATCTACAATGTAAAAGAGAAAAAGTTTAGACAACACTGCCCTTATTACCATTGGTTTAAAGGAATGCCACCTGCAGTATGGGTTATTCCACCATTTCAATGGGATTGA
- the LOC127080708 gene encoding F-box protein SKIP23-like — ILSMKIDWRNLEALPLSIIFDKLVERIDHIYFSAVCKNWYSIAKFNYQNRQIHNNVLPMLMVPTKGCRKKRSLYGISLKKNYNFILPVPCKKRFCGSSHGWLAKVDYSSKVTLITLINPFKDAVSITLPPICFMDRYRRSVHSEYDVHKVVLSTNPIFKPHDYVVVAIYSMRQCLAFLKAGQKTWIYIDDIHRLFNDVIFYKGLVYAVGLLNNIVSFDLSYLKDEKVIPKVVSLEGDDYADRVYLVKSLEGDLWLVRKFIDFPEGEDNIDPSRGTKRFEVYNLELDFQTGELIQMLQIDSLGDNVLFVGDSDSVAVSASYFSNYLQKDSIYYTDDFYGDTLPYPNGAFDMKIYNVKEKKFRQHCPYYHWFKGMPPAVWVIPPFQWD, encoded by the coding sequence ATATTGTCCATGAAGATAGATTGGAGGAACTTAGAAGCACTTCCTTTAAGTATAATTTTTGATAAGTTAGTAGAACGTATAGATCACATCTATTTCAGCGCCGTATGCAAGAATTGGTATTCCATTGCAAAGTTTAATTATCAAAATCGACAAATACATAATAATGTATTGCCCATGCTTATGGTTCCCACAAAAGGATGCAGAAAGAAGCGAAGTTTATATGGGatttcattaaaaaaaaattataacttCATACTACCAGTACCTTGTAAAAAAAGGTTTTGTGGTTCAAGTCATGGTTGGCTGGCCAAGGTGGATTATAGTTCTAAAGTTACCCTTATAACGCTCATCAATCCTTTTAAAGATGCGGTTTCCATCACTTTACCACCCATCTGTTTCATGGATAGGTATAGAAGAAGTGTTCATTCTGAATATGATGTGCATAAGGTTGTTTTATCTACTAATCCTATATTTAAGCCACACGATTATGTAGTTGTGGCCATTTATAGTATGCGTCAATGTCTTGCATTCCTAAAAGCTGGACAAAAAACATGGATTTATATAGATGATATTCATCGTCTCTTCAACGATGTTATATTCTACAAAGGTTTAGTCTATGCCGTGGGACTATTGAATAACATTGTCTCGTTTGATTTATCTTATTTAAAGGATGAAAAGGTGATTCCTAAAGTTGTTTCTTTGGAGGGGGATGATTATGCTGATCGGGTTTATCTTGTAAAATCATTGGAGGGAGACTTATGGCTCGTTAGAAAATTTATTGATTTTCCCGAAGGTGAAGATAATATTGATCCTAGTAGAGGTACAAAAAGATTCGAAGTATATAATTTAGAATTGGATTTTCAAACGGGTGAACTTATACAAATGTTACAAATTGATAGTTTGGGAGATAATGTTTTATTTGTTGGTGATAGTGATTCTGTTGCTGTATCAGCTTCATATTTCTCTAATTATCTTCAAAAAGATTCAATTTATTATACAGATGATTTTTACGGAGATACACTGCCATATCCTAATGGAGCGTTTGATATGAAAATCTACAATGTAAAAGAGAAAAAGTTTAGACAACACTGCCCTTATTACCATTGGTTTAAAGGAATGCCACCTGCAGTATGGGTTATTCCACCATTTCAATGGGATTGA